Genomic segment of Pseudothermotoga sp.:
CCAGGATTCACCATCCATCCGAGGCCGAAGGGGGTGGTGTACTTCTCATAAGCCCTGTGAGATTTCATGAGCATGTATTTGATGTTTTCCTTGACTTTCTCATCTTTTCCAAAGGTGAGAGTGATCCAATCTTCGACTATGCGTTCCACACTCTCGTCTGGATTGTGAGCGAGCCTTCCAAAGGTGTACAAATTCGCCTGTGCGAGATCGTGCCCAGTCCAGTTGGGATCGTCCCCAACGTTCGAAACACCCGCGATACCACAGTTCTTTCTTTCGAAAACGGTTCCATCGATGATCCTTTTGACGAAAGAACCTGGACCTTTGGCGAAGGTGTCGAAATCCAGAATTTCTTTCCAAAACGTTCCAAGGTAACACAGATGTATCTGCTGACCGGTGTATTCCTGAGTTATCTGAAGTTCGAGGATCTGGTTCGTCTTTTCGAGGGCTCCGAACAGTGGCGATACGGGCTCTCTCACCTGAAAGTCCATCGGTCCAAACTTGGTCTGCAAGATCACGTTCTCTCTGAACTGCCCATCGAGTGGTTTGAAATTTTCGTAAGCTGCTTTCGCTCTGTCTGTGCTGTAGTCTCGCCAATCTTGAAGACAGTTGTAAACGAAAGTGCGCCAGATGACGAAACCATCGAAAGGTTCCAAAGCTTGAGCCAGCATGTTTGCACCTTCAGCGTGCGTCCTTCCGAAGTAGTGAGGGCCTGGGTTGAACTCAGAATCTGCCTTGACGAGGAAACCTCCAAAGTCTGGAATGAATTGGTACAGCTTTTTCACCTGTCGTTTCCACCAGTTCTTCACACCTTCATCCAGTGGGTCTGCGGTGTTCAAACGGCCTATGTGGATGGGAGAAGCGAAGTTCACACTCAAGTATATCTTTATAGCGTACTTTCTGAAAATTTCAGCCAGTCTAGCCAGTTCCTTCAAATAGGCATCGTGATCGATGAGTAGCACGGCACGGTCTTTCACGTTGACGTTGTTCAGAACCACACCGTTGATCCCGATCGAGGCGAGGAGTCTTGCATAATCTTCGGTCCTTCGATTGATAATTATCCTGTTGGCTTTGAAGAATATCGATCTACCGGCGTATCCCCTCTCGACAGATCCATCCAGGTTGTCCCAGTGATTCAGCATTCTGAACTTCACAGCTGGTGCTTGAGTTATGTTCATCCCTTCGAACTTTTCACCTAGCCTTACACACTCGATGAGTTTGAACGCGCCGTAGATCAAGCCAGACCTATCTTTCGCTGTGAGGATCAAAAGGTCTTTATCTTGGAACTTTCTGTGCACCAAGGCGAAAGAACCTGCCTTGTCCAGCTTTGGTGTGTCGATGAACTTGCAAATTCGATCAACTTCACCGATGACGATGAGTTTTTTCCTGTTGATCGATTCTTTTTCGATGAGCACGTTCATGCCCAAACAATCCTTGGCGAACCGTTCGATCTCGCTGGAAACCGCCCGTTCATCGGTGAAGAGGCTGACCTTCCTGAACCATTCTCTGTAGTAAGAGATTTCTTCATCGTTCAGTTTTTCATAGTTCAACCAACACATTTCGTAGTTTTTCGGCACGTTCAAACCCCCATTCAGTCAGATTCTTCCAACACCAAAACATCTTCCGGTCCGATGGATATTTCGCCTCGAAAGATCTTCCCACTCAAAAGATCTCTCCAACTTCCACCACCAATGTCCACTCTCTTGCCGACTTTGTCGAAATTGAGTATGAACAAAAGCTTTCCTCCGGTGTTTTTCTCTTTCTGCACGATTTCGATGCCATCGATGGGTTCTCTGCAAAATCTTTCAAGGTCGTGTTTTGAGACCAAATAGGCCACAAAATCGTTCGCCAGCTGTTGCGATGCGCACGCTCCAACGTAGTACGCGACACCTTTGGCGTACTTGTTTGAAGTGATGCAGGCTCGATTCGTGTACAGACCATCGACGTACCAACCCAACGTTTCTGCCTTTTCGACCTTCACGAGCGCTTCCAAAAGTTTGACGCTGTATTTTTTGTTCAAAAATTCTACCGTCCTTTCTTCGTTTGGAGGAAACGCATCGAACTCTTCTATTCGAACACCAAAAACTTCGTTCAAACCAGCCAGATACCCACCGAGCCACACCAAATTGTCCTCGTCGCTGATCCCACTCATCGTCGTGGCGACGAAAACTCCACCGGATCTTACGTAACTTTCTATCTTCTCAGCCGTCTTTTTATCCACCATGAAGAGCGCTGGGCCGAAGATAACTTTGTATTTATTGAAATCTTCTTCAACGCTCACAACGTCCACTCCCACACCCCACCTCAACAGCGCTCTGTAGTACTTCTCGAGCTCCTGTAGATAGGTGAAATCGATGTTTGGACCTGGACTGTCTTCCAAAGCCCACCAGCTGTTCCAATCGAACAGTACAGCGACTCGCGACAGAACTCGTGTGTTCAAGACTCTATCTTGCAACTTCTTCAACTCTTCCCCCACGCGTTTCACCGCGCCGAACACTCGCGTTTCGTTGCTATCTGCGTGGGTTATCACCGCTCCGTGGAAGCGTTCGCACCCACCGCGCGATTGCCTTATCTGGAAATAGAGTGCAGCTTCCGCACCGTGCGCCA
This window contains:
- a CDS encoding alpha-glucuronidase — its product is MCWLNYEKLNDEEISYYREWFRKVSLFTDERAVSSEIERFAKDCLGMNVLIEKESINRKKLIVIGEVDRICKFIDTPKLDKAGSFALVHRKFQDKDLLILTAKDRSGLIYGAFKLIECVRLGEKFEGMNITQAPAVKFRMLNHWDNLDGSVERGYAGRSIFFKANRIIINRRTEDYARLLASIGINGVVLNNVNVKDRAVLLIDHDAYLKELARLAEIFRKYAIKIYLSVNFASPIHIGRLNTADPLDEGVKNWWKRQVKKLYQFIPDFGGFLVKADSEFNPGPHYFGRTHAEGANMLAQALEPFDGFVIWRTFVYNCLQDWRDYSTDRAKAAYENFKPLDGQFRENVILQTKFGPMDFQVREPVSPLFGALEKTNQILELQITQEYTGQQIHLCYLGTFWKEILDFDTFAKGPGSFVKRIIDGTVFERKNCGIAGVSNVGDDPNWTGHDLAQANLYTFGRLAHNPDESVERIVEDWITLTFGKDEKVKENIKYMLMKSHRAYEKYTTPFGLGWMVNPGHHYGPNPEGYEYSKWGTYHRANCQAIGVDRSSRGTGFTLQYHSPWREIFDSIDSCPEDLLLFFHRVRYDHRMRSGKTLLQSMYDLHFEGVEEVEEFLRKWEEIKDRIDSEKYKRVHERLLMQLEHAKEWRDVINTYFFRKTNVPDEKGRKIHP
- a CDS encoding beta-galactosidase; this translates as MIDPRQKVVWYGGEYYPEQWDEETFKKDLEWMKQARMDIVTVGVFCWSLIQPEEDRYDFTYLDRTLEIFEKEGFYVCLATPTAAPPLWMVRKYPDILAVDMNGHRKTPGGRANFCPNSEKYREFSVKIAEKLAERYKDYKPLVLWHVNNEYSNYCYCETCAEKFREWLKSRYKTLEEFNQAWYADFWGQRVYDWQEIPIPTTRNFLMFRKDRFQSTNPAAYQDYRRFMNESLLECFQLEYLAIKKHTPNVPVTTNIMATFKPLDYFEWAKRMDIVSWDSYPDYGEDHAKVSMRHALVRGLAGGRAFVLMEQSPSQAIWKWYNHQKSEEALRLHTFQSLAHGAEAALYFQIRQSRGGCERFHGAVITHADSNETRVFGAVKRVGEELKKLQDRVLNTRVLSRVAVLFDWNSWWALEDSPGPNIDFTYLQELEKYYRALLRWGVGVDVVSVEEDFNKYKVIFGPALFMVDKKTAEKIESYVRSGGVFVATTMSGISDEDNLVWLGGYLAGLNEVFGVRIEEFDAFPPNEERTVEFLNKKYSVKLLEALVKVEKAETLGWYVDGLYTNRACITSNKYAKGVAYYVGACASQQLANDFVAYLVSKHDLERFCREPIDGIEIVQKEKNTGGKLLFILNFDKVGKRVDIGGGSWRDLLSGKIFRGEISIGPEDVLVLEESD